In Brachypodium distachyon strain Bd21 chromosome 2, Brachypodium_distachyon_v3.0, whole genome shotgun sequence, one genomic interval encodes:
- the LOC100821810 gene encoding probable serine/threonine-protein kinase PBL7, producing the protein MSGAVDDYKREESVALIVIVSLAALSLLSLVAAFAYYCYITRKVSRRLNSHHLPKRSSSPPPPPPLSPPMIPPQGKESPSSNSASDGGAAGALVVGTERGVQVFGYRQLHAATGGFGRAHMVGQGSFGAVYRGVLPDGRKVAVKLMDRPGKQGEKEFEMEVELLSRLRSSYLLGLIGHCSEGGHRLLVYEFMANGCLQEHLHPNAGSCGGISKLDWPTRMRIALEAAKGLEYLHERVSPPVIHRDFKSSNILLDKDFHARVSDFGLAKLGSDRAGGHVSTRVLGTQGYVAPEYALTGHLTTKSDVYSYGVVLLELLTGRVPVDMKRPPGEGVLVNWALPMLTDREKVVQLLDKSLEGQYSLKDAVQVAAIAAMCVQPEADYRPLMADVVQSLVPLVKNRSTSKTCNPNAQSSRPLD; encoded by the exons ATGTCCGGCGCCGTCGACGACTACAAGCGCGAGGAGTCGGTGGCGCTCATTGTCATCGTCTCCCTCGCGGCGCTCTCGCTGCTCTCTCtcgtcgccgccttcgcctACTACTGCTACATCACACGCAAGGTCTCCCGCCGCCTCAACTCGCACCACCTCCCGAAGCggtcctcctcccctccccctccgcccccGCTGTCGCCTCCCATGATCCCGCCGCAGGGGAAGGAAAGCCCGTCCAGCAACTCCGCcagcgatggcggcgcggcgggagcgCTGGTGGTCGGCACGGAGAGGGGCGTGCAGGTGTTCGGATACCGGCAGCTGCACGCGGCGACGGGCGGGTTCGGCCGCGCGCATATGGTGGGGCAGGGGAGCTTCGGGGCCGTGTACCGCGGGGTGCTCCCCGACGGGAGGAAGGTCGCGGTCAAGCTCATGGACCGCCCGGGGAAGCAGGGTGAGAAGGAGTTCGAGATGGAG GTTGAGCTGTTGAGTCGGCTTCGATCATCTTATTTGTTGGGCTTGATTGGCCATTGCTCTGAAGGTGGACACAGGCTACTGGTGTATGAGTTCATGGCCAACGGGTGTCTCCAGGAGCATCTACACCCAAATGCAG GTTCCTGTGGTGGCATCTCAAAATTGGACTGGCCTACAAGAATGAGAATAGCTCTTGAAGCAGCAAAAGGTCTGGAGTACCTTCACGAGCGTGTTAGTCCACCTGTTATACATAGGGACTTCAAGAGCAGCAATATTCTCTTGGACAAAGACTTCCATGCAAGAGTCTCAGACTTTGGTTTGGCCAAGCTTGGGTCTGACAGAGCTGGTGGTCATGTGTCAACTCGAGTTTTAGGCACACAAGGCTATGTTGCTCCAGA ATATGCGTTGACTGGGCATTTGACAACCAAATCAGATGTGTACAGTTACGGGGTTGTGCTTCTGGAATTGCTTACTGGCAGGGTACCAGTTGATATGAAGAGGCCTCCCGGAGAAGGTGTTTTAGTTAACTGG GCATTGCCTATGCTCACTGATCGTGAGAAAGTTGTGCAGCTCTTGGATAAATCACTGGAAGGGCAATATTCACTGAAAGATGCTGTTCAAGTGGCTGCTATTGCTGCCATGTGTGTTCAACCAGAGGCTGACTATAGGCCACTAATGGCTGATGTAGTCCAATCGTTGGTTCCACTCGTCAAGAACCGTTCTACTTCTAAAACATGCAACCCTAATGCACAATCGTCGAGGCCATTGGACTAG
- the LOC106866220 gene encoding uncharacterized protein LOC106866220 isoform X2: MLAISAFGPPSTCGLVTSCSGHRFFLIRTIPTPRNRRPNAAPPLSFLVGVPPSPGFRVLSHVKNGSRPFSMLKIALKPTRSICRDLKSAPWRRRETGLTTRRRASRRSTRSTPPSSSSRVPLRTTSGHSWGLLGQFVTDWNGADSYKVTSSTLQATPESVGPPPAATPESVATRMYQARVALFEASRSSESCMNKRTATFKTLLAKYKKLEAEHETLKADRKSQTGDTAQVAELLKRVAEVQDEKTWLAEQHQEEITRLQAQIAAQAEAHQTEVGQLTSALSSQADEKIRLESEVKKCKGLVSQLETRATAAELEDAEKTQLFKVVRHELIRILPSIPRGCPRGREDGPPKEGFGSSSRGAVRV, translated from the exons ATGCTG GCTATCTCGGCCTTTGGCCCTCCATCGACCTGTGGTCTTGttacttcatgttccggccacagGTTCTTCCTGATAAGGACAATCCCGACGCCGCGAAACCGAAGACCCAATGCGGCGCCACCACTGTCATTCCTCGTCGGGGTTCCGCCTTCCCCCGGATtcagggtcttgagtcatgtaaaaaatggctcaagacctttttctatgttaAAAATTGCTCTGAAGCCGACAAGATCAATCTGCCGGGATTTGAAGTCGGCCccttggaggagaagagaaactgGTCTTACGACCCGAAGGAGGGCCTCCCGGAGGTCAACGAGATccacgccgccatcctcgagctcaaggGTTCCCCTCCGGACGACCAGCGGGCACAGCTGGGGGTTACTGGGCCAGTTCGTAACGGACTGGAATGGCGCTGACAGTTACAAGGTGACCTCCAGCACCCTCCAGGCGACTCCAGAATCGGTGGGACCTCCACCTGCGGCGACTCCAGAATCGGTGGCCACCCGGATGTACCAAGCAAGGGTGGCCTTGTTTGAGGCCAGCCGATCTTCCGAG TCTTGCATGAACAAACGCACCGCTACCTTCAAGACTTTGCTTGCAAAGTacaagaagctggaggcggagcacgagACTCTGAAGGCTGACCGCAAGAGCCAAA CCGGGGACACCGCTCAAGTGGCGGAGCTGCTAAAGCGCGTCGCCGAGGTCCAAG atgagaagacttGGCTGGCCGAGCAGCATCAGGAGGAAATAACCCGGCTGCAGGCGCAGATTGCGGCGCAGGCCGAGGCGCACCAAACCGAGGTGGGTcaactcacctcggccctctcttcCCAGGCCGATGAAAAGATCCGCCTGGAAAGTGAGGTGAAAAAGTGCAAGGGTCTAGTTTCCCAACTCGAGACccgcgccactgccgccgAGTTGGAAGATGCCGAGAAGACCCAGTTGTTCAAGGTCGTCCGGCACGAACTCATCAGAATTCTTCCCTCAATCCCTCGAGGGTGCCCAAGAGGCCGTGAGGACGGCCCGCCGAAAGAGGGATTCGGCAGCAGTAGCAGGGGTGCCGTACGAGTATGA
- the LOC106866220 gene encoding uncharacterized protein LOC106866220 isoform X1 yields MTFLLSRHSSLAAKAISAFGPPSTCGLVTSCSGHRFFLIRTIPTPRNRRPNAAPPLSFLVGVPPSPGFRVLSHVKNGSRPFSMLKIALKPTRSICRDLKSAPWRRRETGLTTRRRASRRSTRSTPPSSSSRVPLRTTSGHSWGLLGQFVTDWNGADSYKVTSSTLQATPESVGPPPAATPESVATRMYQARVALFEASRSSESCMNKRTATFKTLLAKYKKLEAEHETLKADRKSQTGDTAQVAELLKRVAEVQDEKTWLAEQHQEEITRLQAQIAAQAEAHQTEVGQLTSALSSQADEKIRLESEVKKCKGLVSQLETRATAAELEDAEKTQLFKVVRHELIRILPSIPRGCPRGREDGPPKEGFGSSSRGAVRV; encoded by the exons ATGACATTCTTACTCTCTCGGCATTCGTCACTTGCTGCGAAGGCTATCTCGGCCTTTGGCCCTCCATCGACCTGTGGTCTTGttacttcatgttccggccacagGTTCTTCCTGATAAGGACAATCCCGACGCCGCGAAACCGAAGACCCAATGCGGCGCCACCACTGTCATTCCTCGTCGGGGTTCCGCCTTCCCCCGGATtcagggtcttgagtcatgtaaaaaatggctcaagacctttttctatgttaAAAATTGCTCTGAAGCCGACAAGATCAATCTGCCGGGATTTGAAGTCGGCCccttggaggagaagagaaactgGTCTTACGACCCGAAGGAGGGCCTCCCGGAGGTCAACGAGATccacgccgccatcctcgagctcaaggGTTCCCCTCCGGACGACCAGCGGGCACAGCTGGGGGTTACTGGGCCAGTTCGTAACGGACTGGAATGGCGCTGACAGTTACAAGGTGACCTCCAGCACCCTCCAGGCGACTCCAGAATCGGTGGGACCTCCACCTGCGGCGACTCCAGAATCGGTGGCCACCCGGATGTACCAAGCAAGGGTGGCCTTGTTTGAGGCCAGCCGATCTTCCGAG TCTTGCATGAACAAACGCACCGCTACCTTCAAGACTTTGCTTGCAAAGTacaagaagctggaggcggagcacgagACTCTGAAGGCTGACCGCAAGAGCCAAA CCGGGGACACCGCTCAAGTGGCGGAGCTGCTAAAGCGCGTCGCCGAGGTCCAAG atgagaagacttGGCTGGCCGAGCAGCATCAGGAGGAAATAACCCGGCTGCAGGCGCAGATTGCGGCGCAGGCCGAGGCGCACCAAACCGAGGTGGGTcaactcacctcggccctctcttcCCAGGCCGATGAAAAGATCCGCCTGGAAAGTGAGGTGAAAAAGTGCAAGGGTCTAGTTTCCCAACTCGAGACccgcgccactgccgccgAGTTGGAAGATGCCGAGAAGACCCAGTTGTTCAAGGTCGTCCGGCACGAACTCATCAGAATTCTTCCCTCAATCCCTCGAGGGTGCCCAAGAGGCCGTGAGGACGGCCCGCCGAAAGAGGGATTCGGCAGCAGTAGCAGGGGTGCCGTACGAGTATGA